In Paenibacillus sp. BIC5C1, a genomic segment contains:
- a CDS encoding valine--tRNA ligase codes for MSEQKNSAATEMPTTYDPKAAEQKWYSTWMENGYFKAGQRKDAEPYTIVIPPPNVTGMLHIGHALDFTLQDILIRTKRMQGYDALWLPGSDHAGIATQTKVEQKLREEGQTRYDLGREKFLEKVWDWKEQYATTIRQQWGKMGLSLDYSRERFTLDEGLSQAVRKVFVQLYEKGLIYRGKRIINWDPVNRTALSDIEVEYKEVQGHLYHLRYPLKDGSGYVTVATTRPETMLGDTAVAVHPKDERYADMIGKVLVLPIIGREIPVIADEYVDKDFGSGAVKITPAHDPNDFEVGLRHDLPQITVMDETGTMNAEAGKYQGLDRSDCRKQIVADLQEQGVLINIEDHTHQVGHSERTGAVVEPYLSTQWFVEMKPLAEKAIEKQQSGEGVRFVPDRFERTYLNWIENVRDWCISRQLWWGHRIPAWYDEETGEVIVSAEDPTTLPEYAGRKLRQDEDVLDTWFSSALWPFSTLGWPEDTEDLKRYYPTSVLVTGYDIIYFWVARMIFTALEFTEEVPFKDVLMHGLVRDADGRKMSKSLGNGVDPLDVIEKYGADAMRYMISTSSTPGQDLRFRWERVEQARNFANKIWNASRFALMNLEGFTYEDRDISGDLGTADYWILHRLNETSRDITRLIEAYEFGETGRLLYNFIWDDLCDWYIEFAKLSFYGEDPVAKKKTQSVLAYVLDQTMRLIHPFMPYISEEIWQHLPHEGETITLASWPVYDPALENPEAVAEMNLLMDTIRAVRNIRAEVNVPMSKKIELMVKANNAETSSIIERNSHYIKRFCNTSEFDSGLDLSSPDKAMTAVITGAELYLPLAGLIDIDQEVARLEKELQNLEGEVLRVEKKLANEGFVAKAPAKVIEEERAKQADYSDKRDKVIARIKELKG; via the coding sequence ATGTCTGAACAAAAAAATTCAGCTGCAACAGAAATGCCAACCACATATGATCCGAAAGCTGCGGAACAAAAATGGTATTCCACTTGGATGGAAAATGGATATTTTAAGGCTGGCCAGCGTAAAGATGCTGAACCTTATACGATTGTAATCCCACCCCCGAACGTAACCGGAATGCTCCATATCGGGCATGCGCTCGATTTCACACTGCAAGACATTCTGATTCGTACTAAGCGGATGCAGGGCTATGATGCACTGTGGCTGCCAGGTTCTGACCATGCGGGGATTGCTACCCAAACCAAAGTGGAGCAGAAATTGCGTGAAGAAGGTCAGACTCGTTATGATCTGGGACGCGAAAAGTTCTTGGAGAAGGTGTGGGACTGGAAAGAGCAATATGCAACAACCATTCGTCAGCAATGGGGCAAAATGGGCTTGTCGCTCGATTACTCGCGTGAACGTTTTACACTGGACGAAGGTCTATCCCAGGCTGTACGTAAAGTGTTTGTTCAACTGTATGAAAAAGGCCTCATTTATCGAGGCAAACGAATCATTAACTGGGACCCGGTGAACCGGACTGCACTGTCCGACATTGAGGTTGAATATAAAGAAGTTCAGGGTCACTTGTACCATCTGCGTTATCCGCTCAAAGACGGAAGTGGGTATGTTACAGTAGCGACAACTCGCCCGGAAACGATGCTGGGAGATACGGCAGTTGCTGTTCATCCGAAGGATGAGCGTTACGCGGATATGATCGGCAAGGTGCTTGTTCTGCCTATCATCGGACGCGAAATTCCGGTTATTGCAGATGAGTACGTAGATAAAGATTTCGGAAGTGGGGCCGTGAAAATTACGCCTGCTCATGATCCAAATGACTTCGAAGTAGGTCTTCGTCATGATCTGCCACAGATTACGGTGATGGATGAGACGGGTACGATGAATGCCGAAGCAGGCAAATATCAGGGACTGGATCGCAGCGACTGCCGTAAGCAGATTGTTGCCGACCTGCAAGAACAGGGCGTATTGATCAACATCGAGGATCATACGCATCAGGTTGGACACAGCGAACGGACAGGAGCTGTCGTTGAGCCGTATTTGTCGACACAGTGGTTTGTTGAGATGAAGCCGCTCGCGGAAAAAGCGATTGAGAAGCAACAAAGCGGTGAAGGAGTTCGTTTTGTTCCGGACCGTTTTGAGAGAACGTATCTGAACTGGATCGAGAATGTTCGTGACTGGTGTATCTCTCGTCAATTGTGGTGGGGTCATCGCATTCCTGCCTGGTATGACGAGGAGACTGGAGAAGTTATTGTATCTGCTGAAGATCCGACAACATTGCCAGAATACGCTGGACGCAAGCTGAGACAGGATGAAGACGTTCTGGATACATGGTTCAGCTCCGCATTATGGCCGTTCTCTACATTAGGCTGGCCGGAAGACACGGAAGATCTGAAACGTTATTACCCGACAAGTGTACTCGTAACAGGGTATGACATTATTTATTTCTGGGTGGCACGCATGATCTTTACCGCTCTGGAGTTCACGGAAGAGGTTCCGTTCAAGGATGTGCTGATGCATGGTCTTGTTCGTGATGCAGACGGACGCAAGATGTCCAAATCGCTCGGCAATGGTGTTGATCCGTTGGATGTGATTGAGAAATATGGTGCGGATGCAATGCGTTACATGATCTCCACTAGCAGCACTCCAGGACAGGATCTCCGTTTCCGTTGGGAGCGGGTTGAACAGGCTCGTAACTTTGCGAATAAAATCTGGAATGCATCACGCTTCGCCCTGATGAATCTGGAAGGCTTCACCTATGAAGATCGTGATATTAGTGGAGACCTCGGAACAGCGGATTATTGGATTTTGCACCGCCTGAACGAAACTTCTCGTGATATTACGCGTCTAATCGAAGCATATGAATTTGGAGAAACAGGCCGTTTGCTGTATAACTTTATTTGGGATGACCTGTGTGACTGGTATATTGAATTTGCGAAGTTGTCCTTCTACGGGGAAGATCCGGTTGCCAAGAAGAAAACACAATCGGTGCTTGCTTATGTGCTGGATCAGACTATGCGCCTGATTCATCCGTTCATGCCGTACATTTCTGAAGAGATCTGGCAGCATCTGCCGCATGAAGGCGAGACGATTACGTTGGCTTCCTGGCCGGTGTATGACCCTGCATTGGAAAATCCAGAAGCGGTTGCTGAGATGAACCTGCTTATGGATACCATTCGTGCAGTGCGAAACATCCGTGCAGAAGTAAATGTACCAATGAGCAAGAAAATTGAATTGATGGTAAAAGCGAACAACGCAGAGACATCCAGCATCATTGAACGCAACAGCCATTACATCAAACGTTTCTGTAATACGTCCGAGTTCGACAGCGGCCTGGATCTGAGCTCACCGGATAAAGCGATGACTGCTGTCATTACTGGGGCTGAGCTGTATTTGCCGCTGGCGGGTCTTATTGATATTGATCAGGAAGTGGCTCGTCTGGAGAAAGAGTTGCAGAACCTTGAGGGCGAAGTACTCCGTGTGGAGAAAAAGTTGGCGAACGAAGGCTTTGTTGCCAAGGCTCCTGCCAAGGTTATCGAGGAAGAACGCGCCAAGCAAGCGGATTATTCCGATAAACGGGATAAGGTGATTGCACGAATCAAGGAACTGAAAGGTTAA